The DNA sequence aagagagagagagagagatcgatAGCCATGAGAGTTAGTAAATagctaatatatttttcatttaatttataaaagatgAGTAGTTCAAATTTTGCTAGTAGTAGCATGTCCGGGAGCGGAGGTGGAGGCGGTGGAAGCAGCagtggcggaggcggaggagggCCGTGTGGCGCGTGCAAGTTCTTAAGGAGGAAGTGCGTGACGGGGTGCATATTTGCGCCACATTTCGACTCCGAGCAAGGAGCATCGCATTTTGCGGCCGTGCACAAGGTGTTCGGAGCTAGCAACGTGTCGAAGCTCCTCCTCCACGTCCCGGTGGAGAAGCGGGCCGACGCTGTCATCACCATTTGCTACGAGGCCCAGGCCCGGCTCAGGGACCCCGTCTACGGCTGCGTCTCCCACATCTTTGCCCTTCAACAACaggttatttaatttaatttaattaattaatttcttggtAATTTTATATGATGGTCTAGATAGCTTCCTTAAAATCTGTCATGTCGGAGATGgacacacaaattaaattaatttttagacTTTGAAATCCCTTAGTGGTGCATCAATCTATTAATTTGAATAGAATAGAAATCAAGTTTTGTATATGTGCATTGAGTATGTAGTAAGATTTGAGTTGGCAAATATACTTTTTATACAATTAGTATAACAAGTGTGGACCTGGATGTTACACTTATATGCTTCTCTGAATTCAAGAAAactctttatatatatacagagAGATGGTGTAGCTTTCTGTGCCTCAACTTTTGATTGCAAAAATTGTAAGACTAGGCTGGTATTAAGGATTTTGTCTGTGATTTGTGTACAACGTTGGAGGGGGGGGCATGACCCCTAATTGCTGGTTTTTTGgctctattattttattgcaagaaattaatactccatttttctgttattttttgtattcaaTTTCACTTCATCATCaccacttgtatatatatatatatttatatatacactccgaattgtgttgaaatcaaagtgttagtaatttattttatacaattgGTGCTGTGACTGTGAGAcaatttgatgaagcttgcTTACACGATTCGCAATTTTGATGTATATGGTTTCAATTATAGCATAAGATTCTCTCGTTATATTTGGATGAAGTAGCATTCTTTTCTTACTGAATCTTATCACTTAAATGTTTATATCTCACCTTAAAAAAAGGTGTATTGTACCGCAAAagtatatttcaaattatgaaaGCAATTTGACATgatcaataattattattctttttcagtttaatgaaacctaaaactctccatatattaaaattatattggaaaagaattaattgcattttttgcttatttcttaatctaga is a window from the Salvia hispanica cultivar TCC Black 2014 chromosome 1, UniMelb_Shisp_WGS_1.0, whole genome shotgun sequence genome containing:
- the LOC125218327 gene encoding LOB domain-containing protein 18-like, with product MSSSNFASSSMSGSGGGGGGSSSGGGGGGPCGACKFLRRKCVTGCIFAPHFDSEQGASHFAAVHKVFGASNVSKLLLHVPVEKRADAVITICYEAQARLRDPVYGCVSHIFALQQQVVNLQAEISYLQAHLATLELPTPPPQPPSLLAPPPPLSIADLPSFSAVPATYDLSSLFDPTAWNLPHQSDTLTSQFPTPRGGGDLQELAREFLARRDPCTNQPASPLPPHSTT